From a single Longimicrobium sp. genomic region:
- a CDS encoding GTPase domain-containing protein, translated as MPDYNNARREARATVVYAGPGLSGKTTNLEYIQAAMGRGELVGINTEGERTVFYDLLPVRLGELPEGWRLTINLKTVPGQIQYIGARKLVLRKPDAVVFVADSSARRLEANRYALDDLQRILIDNSNDLRRVPLVMQYNKRDLPNRVPLDQMQGILNPGGAPAWASRAVDGVGVFGTLGEAVSLVRQRVVAELAARMGVGLAKV; from the coding sequence ATGCCGGACTACAACAACGCGCGCCGCGAGGCCCGCGCCACCGTCGTGTACGCCGGGCCCGGCCTTTCGGGAAAGACCACCAACCTGGAGTACATCCAGGCGGCGATGGGGCGCGGCGAGCTCGTGGGGATCAACACCGAGGGGGAGCGCACCGTCTTCTACGACCTGCTCCCGGTGAGGCTGGGCGAGCTGCCGGAAGGGTGGCGGCTGACCATCAACCTCAAGACGGTGCCGGGGCAGATCCAGTACATTGGCGCGCGCAAGCTGGTGCTGCGCAAGCCGGACGCGGTGGTGTTCGTGGCGGACAGCTCGGCGCGGCGCCTGGAGGCCAACCGCTACGCCCTCGACGACCTGCAGCGCATCCTGATCGACAACTCCAACGACCTGCGCCGCGTGCCGCTGGTGATGCAGTACAACAAGCGCGACCTCCCCAACCGCGTGCCGCTGGACCAGATGCAGGGAATCCTGAATCCCGGCGGCGCGCCGGCGTGGGCTTCCAGGGCGGTGGACGGCGTGGGGGTCTTCGGCACGCTGGGCGAGGCCGTCTCCCTCGTCCGCCAGCGCGTGGTAGCCGAGCTCGCGGCACGCATGGGCGTGGGGCTCGCGAAGGTGTGA
- a CDS encoding type II secretion system protein, whose translation MHHTLRRTARRARRGFTMIELIAVVAVIAILVGVAQMNFGETKLDAYERAMESDAKNFLTAQEQHYNRHDRYMTGVQASGTVASPFTTGNFRLTDDVGIQITGVTQSQYTANFVHRKFKTRTCQVLYTTTAGSRVTCANVTEAAWPGGTGFTYQDS comes from the coding sequence ATGCACCACACCCTCCGCCGTACCGCGCGCCGTGCCCGGCGTGGATTCACCATGATCGAGCTGATCGCCGTGGTGGCGGTGATCGCGATCCTCGTCGGCGTCGCGCAGATGAACTTCGGCGAGACCAAGCTGGACGCGTACGAGCGCGCCATGGAGAGCGACGCCAAGAACTTCTTGACCGCGCAGGAGCAGCACTACAACCGGCACGACCGGTACATGACCGGGGTGCAGGCCTCGGGCACGGTGGCCTCGCCGTTCACCACTGGGAACTTCCGCCTCACGGACGACGTGGGCATCCAGATCACGGGCGTCACCCAGAGCCAGTACACGGCTAACTTCGTGCACCGGAAGTTCAAGACCCGCACCTGCCAGGTCCTGTACACCACCACCGCGGGCTCGCGCGTCACCTGCGCCAACGTCACGGAAGCGGCGTGGCCCGGCGGCACCGGCTTCACCTACCAGGACAGCTGA
- a CDS encoding tail fiber domain-containing protein: protein MQRILKTLLAAAALATTGVPAAAQSDILLQLRSGSPAGDRFRVDSAGGVVALGQIGYGIIPASGAGWRMMWHPQKVAFRAGYVDVGGQWDESNIGYYSWAGGALTTAAGIYSFAMGNQNTVEASAQAGIALGSGNKVWGSGTELGYFGVALGLNNDVKDHSGVAIGNNNTSDGDAAVAIGYTTTADADYSMAFGYRASTNGHTGAKVFGDASTTDSIEAVANNEFAVRAAGGFRFRSNATLTNGCNIAAGGASIVCSSSMTLKENFNEVDGEDVLTRMRRVPVNSWNYIDEGRNSRHLGPFAEDFWREFKLGTEPLAIGHLDIDGVNFAGVKALDERTTRQAAEIEALRARNAELEARLARLEALIGQQPKP from the coding sequence ATGCAGCGCATCCTGAAGACTCTGCTCGCTGCCGCGGCGCTCGCCACCACCGGGGTTCCCGCCGCCGCGCAGTCGGACATCCTCCTGCAGCTCCGCTCGGGCTCTCCCGCCGGCGACCGCTTCCGCGTGGACAGCGCCGGCGGAGTGGTGGCGCTGGGGCAGATCGGCTACGGAATCATCCCCGCCTCCGGCGCCGGCTGGCGGATGATGTGGCACCCGCAGAAGGTGGCGTTCCGCGCCGGCTACGTGGACGTGGGCGGGCAGTGGGATGAGTCCAACATCGGCTACTACTCCTGGGCCGGCGGCGCCCTGACCACGGCGGCGGGGATCTACTCCTTCGCCATGGGCAACCAGAACACCGTCGAGGCCTCCGCACAGGCGGGGATCGCGTTGGGCAGCGGCAACAAGGTGTGGGGCTCGGGGACCGAACTGGGCTACTTCGGCGTCGCGCTGGGGCTCAACAATGATGTCAAGGACCACTCGGGCGTGGCGATCGGGAACAACAACACCAGCGACGGTGACGCGGCGGTGGCGATCGGCTACACCACCACGGCCGACGCGGACTACTCGATGGCGTTCGGCTACCGCGCCAGCACCAACGGCCACACGGGCGCCAAGGTCTTCGGCGACGCGTCGACCACGGACTCGATCGAAGCCGTGGCCAACAACGAGTTCGCCGTGCGCGCCGCGGGCGGCTTCCGCTTCCGCAGCAACGCGACGCTCACCAACGGGTGCAACATCGCGGCGGGCGGCGCCTCCATCGTCTGCTCGTCCAGCATGACGCTCAAGGAGAACTTCAACGAGGTCGACGGCGAGGACGTCCTCACCCGCATGCGCCGCGTCCCGGTGAACAGCTGGAACTACATCGACGAGGGGCGGAACTCGCGGCACCTGGGGCCGTTCGCCGAGGACTTCTGGCGCGAGTTCAAGCTGGGGACGGAGCCGCTCGCCATCGGCCACCTGGACATCGACGGGGTGAACTTCGCCGGCGTCAAGGCGCTCGACGAGCGCACCACCCGCCAGGCCGCCGAGATCGAGGCGCTGCGCGCCCGCAACGCCGAGCTCGAGGCGCGTCTCGCCCGCCTGGAAGCGCTGATCGGGCAGCAGCCCAAGCCCTGA
- a CDS encoding aldo/keto reductase: MDTRTLGSLTVSVVGLGCNNFGPRLDAEATRAVVHAALDAGVNFFDTADIYGKGLSEEYVGRALGPRRGEVVLATKFGMEMDPERRGAHPGYIRRAVEDSLRRLGTDRIDLYQIHTPDTSVPIADTLGALDELVRAGKVREIGCSNFSVEQLREARDVAPGARFKSVQNEYSLFHRDPERGVLDECARQGLAFVPYFPLASGLLTGKYRRGQAPPQGTRITVGGRYAELLSDENLERVERLARYAEERGHTLLELAFAWLLARREVVSVIAGATSADQIRSNASASAWRLTDAERAEVDALVPASK; this comes from the coding sequence ATGGATACCCGGACCCTCGGCTCGCTCACCGTTTCGGTGGTCGGGCTCGGATGCAACAACTTTGGCCCGCGGCTGGACGCCGAGGCCACCCGCGCCGTGGTGCACGCCGCGCTGGACGCGGGCGTCAACTTCTTCGACACGGCGGACATCTACGGCAAGGGACTCAGCGAGGAGTACGTGGGCCGCGCCCTCGGCCCGCGCCGCGGCGAGGTGGTGCTCGCCACCAAGTTCGGGATGGAGATGGACCCCGAGCGCCGCGGCGCGCACCCCGGCTACATCCGCCGCGCCGTGGAGGACAGCCTGCGCCGCCTGGGCACCGACCGCATCGACCTGTACCAGATCCACACGCCCGACACCTCCGTGCCCATCGCCGACACGCTGGGCGCGCTGGACGAGCTGGTGAGGGCCGGCAAGGTGCGCGAGATCGGGTGCAGCAACTTCTCGGTGGAGCAGCTCCGCGAGGCACGCGACGTGGCCCCCGGAGCGCGCTTCAAAAGCGTGCAGAACGAGTACTCCCTCTTCCACCGCGATCCCGAGCGGGGCGTGCTGGACGAGTGCGCGCGGCAGGGGCTGGCGTTCGTCCCCTACTTCCCCCTCGCCAGCGGGCTGCTGACGGGGAAGTACCGGCGCGGCCAGGCTCCCCCGCAGGGCACGCGCATCACCGTGGGGGGGCGCTACGCGGAGCTGCTCTCGGACGAGAACCTGGAGCGCGTGGAGCGGCTGGCGCGATACGCCGAGGAGCGCGGCCACACGTTGCTGGAGCTCGCCTTCGCCTGGCTCCTGGCACGTCGCGAGGTCGTCTCCGTCATCGCCGGCGCCACCTCCGCCGATCAGATCCGCTCCAACGCCTCCGCATCCGCCTGGCGGCTGACCGATGCCGAGCGCGCCGAAGTGGACGCGCTGGTTCCGGCATCCAAATAG
- a CDS encoding saccharopine dehydrogenase NADP-binding domain-containing protein, with protein MRRVMVLGGTGFFGRAAVGLLRAAGIPALAAARRSAELALDAEDPASLRRALRPGDVVLDAAGPYQARTPALAEAAIELGCDVVDIADASAYVRSVLALGDRAAEAGVRLLPGCSTCSAVSSAMVAWSGLPHPVRLTAFLVPTSRFTAVAATAASLLAGLGRPIPVLRDGAVRQLRGFTESRRWPAGAPLGARRGWIFDTPDGDLLPLSHPTIATAEAFVDPNVPGLAGALALAARVPPLRAAMTRTMPAALPLVRLLGREHGGFGCEVEDASGAVVRLVLTAPRDAYRLAAIPAVLAVRTILEGRMSGAGVIPPHGQVDAGELLETLRASGFELSRSS; from the coding sequence GTGAGGCGGGTCATGGTGCTGGGCGGCACCGGCTTCTTTGGCCGCGCCGCGGTGGGGCTCCTGCGCGCCGCCGGCATTCCGGCGCTCGCCGCCGCTCGCCGCTCCGCCGAACTCGCGCTGGATGCCGAGGACCCCGCATCGCTGCGCCGAGCTCTCCGCCCCGGCGACGTGGTGCTGGACGCGGCGGGCCCCTATCAGGCGCGCACCCCCGCGCTCGCCGAGGCCGCCATCGAGCTGGGGTGCGACGTGGTCGACATCGCGGACGCATCGGCCTACGTGCGCTCGGTCCTGGCGCTCGGCGACCGTGCGGCCGAGGCCGGGGTGCGCCTCCTTCCCGGGTGCAGCACCTGCTCCGCCGTGTCGTCCGCGATGGTTGCGTGGAGCGGACTGCCACATCCCGTCCGCCTCACCGCCTTCCTCGTCCCCACCTCGCGCTTCACCGCCGTCGCAGCGACGGCCGCCTCGCTGCTGGCGGGCCTGGGGCGCCCAATCCCCGTGCTGCGCGATGGTGCGGTGCGCCAGCTCCGCGGCTTCACCGAATCGCGGCGCTGGCCGGCGGGCGCCCCGCTGGGCGCGCGCCGCGGCTGGATCTTCGACACGCCGGACGGCGACCTCCTCCCGCTCTCGCACCCAACGATCGCTACGGCGGAGGCGTTCGTGGATCCGAACGTCCCCGGCCTCGCGGGCGCGCTGGCGCTGGCGGCGCGTGTCCCCCCGCTGCGCGCCGCCATGACGCGCACGATGCCCGCCGCGCTCCCCCTGGTGCGGCTGCTGGGGCGGGAGCACGGCGGGTTCGGGTGCGAGGTGGAGGATGCATCGGGCGCCGTCGTCCGGCTGGTGCTCACCGCCCCGCGCGATGCGTACCGGCTCGCCGCCATCCCCGCCGTCCTCGCCGTCCGCACGATCCTGGAGGGGCGGATGAGCGGCGCGGGCGTCATCCCGCCGCACGGCCAGGTGGATGCCGGAGAGCTGCTCGAAACGCTGCGAGCGAGCGGGTTCGAGCTCTCCCGATCTTCCTGA